The following proteins come from a genomic window of Candidatus Zixiibacteriota bacterium:
- a CDS encoding MopE-related protein, whose amino-acid sequence MNPRLRALGVVLVLSLCLSQPAGATIHNISIGNFFFTPSNITVSYGDTVQWTLVAGVHSTTSDFTSRKFWDSGVMGTAGMSYQIVITPLDGPGPFPYHCSVHPAMVDTIFVFTPYPNSNVNPNFGIGRDQNNASVAISELANGEVYSTFNEFMVPGANAPTQVGWSWSPTGGAIGTWTNGIKPPDPGFTEEWNPWITATIPPAGGYFMVSSQRNGPPWAPVANAIVANISPGGGAGFVPGAPFAFNVPGVTWVDFPVVEADDIALAPVPGETHLLWTEFTDATGGDADGNGNPYDDLGDVWTLWTTSTNTVGPGASPVYPGFAPLTPLFGPVPVYPNSPGSHRGALDVLDTPNPLLGPGAVYVAMRDLMAGVVLVDANPAPGLGAPWGALTGGAGPMAVAPGPPIPQIIAPGIDACNHVTIATQLHPVCPGAVFVAWDDMVTGDADIFFSASFDGGLTWSVATRINQDPAGNGLDQWAPHMRVDANTGEIIVTYYDRRNDPGNILTQVWASTSPDCGVTWVDAMVSLGGGFPPNSLTPGSLGQKFSDYLGTDFHLAQGPAFVWNDGRNFADQDIFFSGLKRADTDADGIPDDVDNCPTVFNPSQANGDGDPAGTACDCDDTNPNVYPGAPEIPNDGIDQDCDGVDAVLCYQDVDSDTFGDMLDPGTINLNGTCGPGFSANNFDCDDNNAGINPAAFDIPFDAIDQDCNGVDAVMCYVDLDLDTYGDILDPGTYSPVGVCNVGFVVNNTDCNDATAAINPGATDVCNGVDDNCNGVSDDPFPDPDADGWGSPCDNCPLNFNPLQEDTDIDGIGDSCDTGGCCVSPTGNVNNDALSAIDLSDLIYLVNYLFLGGPAPVCPGEANVNGDAACAIDLSDLIALVNYLFLGGAAPAACVPGC is encoded by the coding sequence ATGAATCCACGCTTACGGGCACTAGGTGTGGTTCTGGTGCTTTCCCTTTGTTTGTCGCAACCGGCGGGTGCGACCATCCACAACATCAGCATCGGCAACTTCTTCTTCACGCCGTCCAACATCACCGTATCCTATGGCGACACGGTGCAGTGGACGCTGGTCGCGGGAGTTCACTCGACTACGTCCGACTTCACGTCGCGAAAATTCTGGGACTCGGGAGTGATGGGAACTGCCGGTATGTCCTACCAAATCGTGATAACTCCGCTCGATGGTCCAGGTCCGTTCCCCTACCACTGCAGCGTTCACCCGGCCATGGTGGATACAATCTTCGTGTTCACCCCGTATCCGAACAGCAATGTCAATCCGAACTTCGGCATCGGCCGGGATCAGAACAATGCGTCGGTAGCCATTAGCGAACTCGCCAACGGCGAAGTCTACTCGACCTTCAATGAGTTTATGGTCCCGGGAGCGAACGCCCCCACACAGGTAGGGTGGTCATGGTCTCCGACCGGCGGCGCCATCGGCACCTGGACCAATGGCATCAAGCCTCCTGACCCGGGATTCACGGAGGAGTGGAATCCCTGGATCACCGCAACCATCCCACCGGCAGGCGGGTACTTCATGGTCTCTTCACAGCGCAATGGTCCGCCGTGGGCGCCGGTTGCAAACGCAATCGTGGCCAATATCAGTCCGGGCGGCGGTGCAGGCTTTGTCCCCGGGGCGCCCTTCGCCTTTAACGTCCCCGGCGTCACATGGGTCGACTTTCCGGTAGTCGAAGCCGATGACATCGCGCTGGCCCCCGTCCCCGGCGAGACCCACCTTCTCTGGACCGAGTTCACCGACGCCACCGGCGGCGACGCCGACGGCAACGGCAATCCGTATGATGACCTCGGTGACGTGTGGACGCTCTGGACTACCTCCACCAACACGGTTGGCCCCGGTGCATCGCCGGTCTATCCGGGTTTTGCGCCCCTTACTCCGCTGTTCGGCCCGGTACCCGTGTATCCGAACTCCCCGGGTTCGCATCGCGGGGCGCTTGATGTGCTTGATACTCCCAACCCGCTGCTCGGACCGGGCGCAGTCTATGTCGCCATGCGAGACCTCATGGCCGGAGTCGTGCTTGTCGACGCCAACCCGGCCCCGGGACTCGGTGCGCCGTGGGGAGCACTCACCGGCGGCGCCGGGCCTATGGCCGTAGCTCCGGGCCCGCCGATTCCGCAGATAATTGCGCCGGGGATTGACGCCTGCAACCATGTGACCATCGCCACCCAGCTTCACCCGGTATGTCCGGGGGCCGTGTTCGTCGCATGGGATGACATGGTTACCGGCGATGCCGACATCTTTTTCTCGGCCAGCTTTGACGGCGGCCTCACCTGGTCGGTCGCCACACGGATCAATCAGGATCCCGCTGGAAACGGCCTCGACCAGTGGGCGCCTCACATGCGGGTGGATGCCAATACGGGCGAGATCATAGTAACCTACTATGACCGTCGTAATGACCCGGGCAATATCCTCACGCAGGTGTGGGCCTCCACATCTCCCGATTGCGGTGTCACCTGGGTCGACGCCATGGTATCACTCGGAGGAGGCTTCCCCCCGAATTCGCTGACACCGGGTTCGCTGGGACAAAAGTTCAGCGACTACCTCGGCACCGACTTTCATCTCGCGCAGGGTCCCGCGTTCGTTTGGAACGACGGCCGCAACTTTGCCGATCAGGACATCTTCTTCAGCGGCCTGAAGCGGGCTGACACCGATGCCGACGGTATTCCCGACGACGTCGACAACTGCCCGACCGTATTCAATCCTTCTCAGGCGAACGGTGACGGTGATCCGGCGGGGACCGCCTGCGACTGCGACGACACCAATCCCAACGTGTATCCCGGCGCCCCCGAGATTCCCAACGATGGCATCGATCAGGACTGCGACGGTGTCGATGCGGTGCTCTGCTATCAGGACGTCGACAGTGATACATTCGGAGATATGCTGGATCCGGGGACCATTAACCTCAACGGCACCTGCGGGCCCGGCTTCTCCGCCAACAATTTTGACTGCGACGACAACAACGCAGGGATCAATCCGGCCGCATTCGACATTCCGTTCGACGCCATCGATCAGGACTGCAACGGAGTCGACGCCGTGATGTGTTATGTTGATCTCGACCTGGACACCTACGGAGACATTCTCGATCCCGGGACATATAGCCCGGTCGGCGTATGCAACGTAGGTTTCGTAGTCAACAACACCGACTGCAACGACGCAACCGCCGCGATAAATCCGGGCGCCACCGACGTATGCAACGGGGTCGATGACAACTGCAACGGCGTCAGCGACGATCCGTTCCCGGATCCCGATGCCGACGGCTGGGGCTCGCCCTGCGACAATTGCCCGTTGAACTTCAATCCGCTGCAGGAAGACACCGATATAGATGGCATCGGTGACTCCTGTGATACCGGCGGCTGCTGTGTCTCTCCGACCGGCAACGTGAACAACGACGCGCTCAGCGCGATCGACCTGTCCGATCTGATCTATCTGGTCAACTACCTGTTCCTCGGCGGACCCGCCCCGGTCTGCCCGGGCGAAGCTAACGTCAACGGTGACGCCGCCTGTGCCATTGATCTGTCCGATCTCATCGCACTCGTCAACTATCTCTTCCTCGGCGGCGCCGCTCCGGCGGCCTGTGTCCCCGGTTGTTGA
- a CDS encoding PKD domain-containing protein has protein sequence MHYVSMICDKVSKAYDRMDLDYNFAGYPSCFFDGGDEVVVGGPSNADPMRAAVQACGARSVVPLDMIVATDWIANYRMKVRIKIGNGVPANVAPDDPVAPTGPTACPLNSAQNFQATIADSDNDSLLVDWDFGDGGTTGWTGPFAPGTVSRSHAYQLAGDYQVRVRINDRFGEISDWSPALNVTAACCLGSTGNINNDTGGAVDLSDLIYLVNFLFLGGTAPQCAAAANVNGDTSCNVDLSDLIYLVNFLFLGGSSPTACAPACE, from the coding sequence ATGCACTACGTTTCAATGATCTGCGACAAGGTCTCCAAGGCCTATGATCGCATGGATCTGGATTACAATTTTGCGGGATACCCCTCCTGTTTCTTCGACGGCGGCGATGAAGTTGTCGTCGGCGGTCCGTCAAACGCCGACCCGATGCGCGCCGCCGTGCAGGCGTGCGGTGCAAGATCCGTCGTTCCGCTGGATATGATCGTCGCTACCGATTGGATCGCCAACTATCGAATGAAAGTCCGAATCAAAATCGGTAACGGTGTGCCCGCGAATGTCGCGCCCGACGATCCGGTCGCGCCGACCGGTCCGACCGCCTGCCCGCTCAACTCGGCGCAGAACTTCCAGGCGACGATCGCCGACTCGGACAACGATAGCCTGCTGGTCGATTGGGATTTCGGCGACGGAGGCACCACCGGCTGGACCGGACCGTTCGCACCCGGTACCGTCTCTCGGTCACATGCCTACCAGTTGGCCGGCGACTACCAGGTTCGGGTGCGCATCAATGACCGATTCGGCGAGATCTCGGACTGGTCCCCGGCCCTGAATGTCACGGCCGCCTGCTGTTTGGGTTCAACAGGAAACATCAATAACGACACCGGCGGCGCCGTGGATCTCTCGGATCTGATTTACCTCGTGAATTTCCTGTTCCTCGGAGGTACGGCGCCCCAGTGTGCGGCTGCCGCTAACGTAAACGGCGACACCTCATGTAATGTTGATTTGTCTGACCTGATCTACCTGGTCAACTTTTTATTCCTTGGCGGTTCGTCTCCGACCGCGTGCGCCCCCGCGTGCGAATAA